One part of the Rutidosis leptorrhynchoides isolate AG116_Rl617_1_P2 chromosome 1, CSIRO_AGI_Rlap_v1, whole genome shotgun sequence genome encodes these proteins:
- the LOC139890174 gene encoding uncharacterized protein, giving the protein MALTKTPKEILFTEHVKETFHPPPPMDLHQGPRSDKWCDFHEAYGHDTDNCKSLMREIIAKIKAGELNHLLPGKQYRRNDLNKHFAWQGKVRHGGWHDWNRREERKDERDPTPERHIKIIWNEVEDYETDGERRMEQWMYAPITFYTIPNWHLSEELVVISAVIVNKSITRIYTDTGSEADLLYLHCFKDYPFSVKDRLRFINLKIAGITGESIRAIGKVKLDVTLGAHPLVRIEIVDFTVLDGISRFNALFGRRNLRKFGAIISTPHTELRFPTPNGVAVIHSE; this is encoded by the coding sequence ATGGCTTTAACAAAAACTCCAAAGGAGATCTTGTTTACTGAACATGTTAAGGAAACCTTTCACCCTCCACCACCAATGGATTTGCATCAGGGACCACGGAGTGATAAGTGGTGTGATTTTCACGAGGCATATGGGCATGATACTGACAACTGCAAGTCAttgatgagggaaatcattgcAAAGATTAAGGCCGGAGAATTAAACCATCTGTTACCAggaaaacagtacaggaggaatgatctaAACAAGCATTTTGCTTGGCAAGGAAAGGTACGTCACGGTGGATGGCATGATTGGAATAGAAGAGAAGAGAGAAAAGATGAAAGGGACCCAACCCCTGAAAGGCACATCAAGATTATATGGAATGAGGTAGAAGATTATGAAACAGACGGAGAGCGCAGGATGGAGCAGTGGATGTACGCTCCCATCACATTTTATACCATCCCAAATTGGCATCTATCAGAAGAGCTTGTGGTCATCTCAGCTGTAATTGTGAACAAGAGCATTACCAGAATCTACACTGATACAGGTAGTGAGGCAGATCTCTTATATTTGCATTGTTTCAAAGATTATCCGTTCAGCGTGAAGGATAGGCTTCGCTTCATAAACTTGAAGATTGCTGGCATCACGGGAGAATCAATAAGGGCAATTGGTAAGGTGAAACTGGATGTAACATTGGGAGCACACCCTTTGGTTCGAATAGAAATTGTGGACTTCACGGTTCTTGATGGCATATCAAGGTTCAACGCTCTGTTTGGTAGGCGAAATCTTCGCAAATTTGGAGCAATTATTTCCACACCACATACAGAATTGCGATTCCCAACACCAAATGGTGTGGCTGTGATACACTCTGAATAA